A stretch of the Cryptomeria japonica unplaced genomic scaffold, Sugi_1.0 HiC_scaffold_873, whole genome shotgun sequence genome encodes the following:
- the LOC131078311 gene encoding putative germin-like protein 2-3: protein MLWDCNTQFDYTFISRAFLSDSSVSLFIMGNRMIYFTLGLSLLICWYSDNVMAADSDPLQDFCVADKESMVKVNGFVCKDPKDVSAEDFFFGGLGQAGNTDNAVGSNVTMANVMQIPGLNTFGISLVRIDYAVGGINPPHTHPRATEVLILLEGQLLVGFIDTTNKFFSKTLEKGDVFVFPKALVHFQQNVGHENAVAIAALSSQLPGAQTIANSLFAADPPLPDSVLAKAFRITQELADYIQKKFA from the exons ATGTTATGGGATTGTAATACACAATTCGACTACACATTCATATCCCGAGCTTTTCTGTCTGATTCTTCTGTGTCTCTATTTATAATGGGTAACCGCATGATTTACTTCACGTTGGGACTTTCCCTATTGATATGTTGGTACAGTGATAATGTCATGGCAGCGGATTCCGATCCCTTGCAAGATTTCTGCGTCGCAGACAAGGAAAGCATGG TTAAGGTGAACGGGTTCGTTTGCAAAGATCCCAAGGATGTTTCGGCAGAGGACTTCTTCTTCGGGGGACTTGGGCAGGCAGGGAACACCGACAATGCAGTGGGCTCCAATGTAACGATGGCCAATGTTATGCAGATACCGGGCCTCAACACCTTCGGAATATCGTTGGTCCGTATCGATTACGCAgtgggtggaataaatcctcctcacacGCACCCAAGAGCCACTGAAGTTCTTATTTTACTGGAAGGCCAGcttcttgtgggtttcattgacaccaccaacaagtttttcagcaaaacgttggagaagggagatgtgtttgtgtttccaaaggcacttgtgcatttccagcagaatgtggggCATGAAAATGCGGTGGCCATAGCTGCATTGAGCAGCCAGCTTCCGGGAGCTCAGACAATCGCCAATTCTCTGTTTGCAGCGGATCCTCCTCTCCCAGATTCCGTATTGGCCAAGGCCTTCCGCATCACCCAAGAGCTTGCCGATTACATTCAGAAGAAATTTGCATAA